In Alicyclobacillus macrosporangiidus CPP55, a single window of DNA contains:
- the sucD gene encoding succinate--CoA ligase subunit alpha, translating to MSILVNKDTRVITQGITGSAGLFHTRQAIEYGTNVVGGTSPGKGGTKVEGVPVFNTVAEAVKETGANVSVIYIPAPGAADAIMEAVDAELDLVICITEGIPVLDMVKVKRFMEGRHTRLIGPNCPGVITPGECKIGIMPGYIHTPGKVGVVSRSGTLTYEAVYQLTNLGLGQSTAVGIGGDPVKGTEFIDVLQMFNEDPDTEAVIMIGEIGGTAEEQAAEWIRDHMTKPVVGFVAGATAPPGRRMGHAGAIISGGSGTAASKIAKMEECGIRVAPTPSEMGSTLYKVLEERGLLERCKVK from the coding sequence ATGAGCATTTTGGTCAACAAGGACACGCGCGTCATTACACAGGGCATTACCGGGTCCGCCGGTTTGTTCCATACCCGTCAGGCGATTGAATACGGCACGAACGTGGTCGGCGGCACCTCCCCCGGCAAGGGTGGTACGAAGGTGGAGGGCGTCCCGGTGTTCAACACCGTTGCGGAAGCGGTGAAGGAGACGGGGGCGAACGTGTCGGTGATCTACATTCCGGCGCCGGGGGCGGCCGACGCCATCATGGAGGCGGTCGACGCCGAGTTGGACCTCGTCATCTGCATCACGGAGGGCATTCCGGTCCTCGACATGGTCAAGGTCAAGCGTTTCATGGAAGGCCGGCACACCCGGCTCATCGGCCCCAACTGCCCCGGGGTCATCACGCCGGGCGAATGTAAGATCGGCATCATGCCAGGTTACATCCACACCCCCGGGAAGGTCGGGGTGGTCTCGCGCAGCGGCACCCTGACATACGAGGCGGTGTATCAGCTGACGAACCTGGGCCTGGGCCAGTCGACCGCGGTCGGCATCGGCGGCGACCCGGTCAAGGGTACCGAGTTCATCGACGTGTTGCAGATGTTCAACGAGGATCCCGACACCGAAGCGGTCATCATGATCGGCGAGATCGGCGGCACTGCGGAAGAGCAGGCTGCGGAATGGATCCGCGATCATATGACGAAGCCTGTCGTGGGATTCGTCGCGGGGGCGACGGCACCTCCGGGACGGCGGATGGGGCACGCGGGCGCCATCATTTCGGGGGGCAGCGGCACGGCCGCATCGAAGATCGCGAAGATGGAGGAATGCGGCATCCGCGTCGCGCCCACCCCGTCGGAGATGGGCTCCACCCTGTACAAGGTGCTGGAGGAGCGCGGGCTGTTGGAGCGCTGCAAGGTGAAGTAA